In Akkermansia muciniphila, one DNA window encodes the following:
- the katE gene encoding catalase HPII — protein sequence MKKKKPPMENNIAPFPNGKEAAPHYTDTIDPELIEPTPKPTPPNAEPSAPGSMKMPDNATEKIRALDAMRSNGMGQALTSNLGIKISDDQNTLKAGSRGPSLLEDFHFLEKMAHFDQERIPERVVHARGSGAHGYFQVYKSLSKYTKAAFLQDPGEKTPVFVRFSTVQGFRGSPDTVRDIRGWATKFYTKEGNYDLVGNNTPVFFIQDAIKFPDFVHAVKPEPHNEMPQGQTAHDSFWDYVSLQPETLHNVMWAMSDRGIPRSFRTMEGFGIHTYKLVNEEGKSTFVRFHWKPLYGKKSLVWDEAQVLTGRDPDFHRKDLWQSIEAGDYPEYELGLQLIPEEDADQFDFDILDPTKLIPEALVPVEIVGKMVLNRNPDNFFAETEQAAFCPANIVPGIDFSDDPLLQGRIFSYSDTQRHRLGGANFTEIPINRPICPFHNNQRDGFHRMQIDASPANYDPNSIGNNWPRETPPEKGGFTTSPQTVSGVKERLRSPSFAEYYSHPRLFWMSQTPVEQEHIINAFSFELGKVTRPYIRERVVDLLTRIDPDLASGVARNLGIELTREQLGRELPRPVCGLEKDPSLSLYAHTDGNLKGLRVSLLAADGVSLKSVKEICDALHEEGIHPQIIAPHMGSVTTEEGESLPVNGTLSGTPSVLFDSVIVPEGEQSIAALLKDGDAKYHLRQAYRHLKAIGLPGNAKAMLEAVSLPQDMDDAGLLMPKDTKSLMPSFITAMKQHRVWSREPKTLDFGA from the coding sequence ATGAAAAAAAAGAAGCCGCCCATGGAAAACAACATCGCCCCTTTTCCCAACGGAAAAGAAGCCGCTCCCCATTATACGGATACGATTGATCCGGAGCTCATCGAACCCACTCCGAAACCTACGCCGCCCAATGCGGAACCTTCCGCGCCCGGTTCCATGAAAATGCCGGATAACGCTACGGAAAAAATCAGGGCGTTGGATGCCATGCGCTCCAACGGCATGGGGCAGGCCCTCACAAGCAACCTGGGAATTAAAATATCCGATGATCAAAACACACTTAAAGCAGGGAGCAGAGGCCCATCTCTGCTTGAAGACTTCCACTTTCTGGAGAAAATGGCTCATTTTGACCAGGAGCGGATACCGGAACGCGTGGTTCACGCAAGAGGTTCCGGGGCACATGGTTATTTTCAGGTGTACAAATCCCTTTCCAAGTACACCAAAGCGGCTTTTTTGCAGGATCCGGGAGAAAAAACCCCGGTCTTTGTGCGTTTTTCCACCGTGCAGGGCTTCAGAGGATCTCCGGATACAGTAAGGGATATCCGCGGTTGGGCTACCAAATTCTATACCAAGGAAGGCAACTATGATCTGGTAGGCAATAACACGCCCGTCTTCTTCATTCAGGATGCCATCAAATTTCCGGATTTCGTCCATGCCGTCAAACCGGAACCCCACAATGAAATGCCCCAGGGGCAGACGGCCCATGATTCTTTCTGGGACTACGTCTCCCTGCAGCCGGAAACTCTGCATAACGTCATGTGGGCCATGTCGGACCGTGGCATCCCCAGAAGCTTCCGTACGATGGAAGGGTTCGGCATTCATACGTACAAGCTGGTCAATGAAGAAGGAAAAAGCACTTTCGTCCGTTTCCACTGGAAACCGCTGTACGGGAAAAAATCCCTGGTGTGGGATGAAGCCCAGGTATTAACAGGACGCGATCCTGACTTCCACCGCAAGGATCTCTGGCAATCCATTGAAGCCGGAGATTATCCGGAATACGAGCTGGGGCTGCAGCTCATCCCGGAAGAGGACGCAGACCAATTCGACTTCGATATTCTGGACCCTACCAAGCTCATTCCTGAAGCACTGGTTCCCGTGGAAATCGTCGGGAAAATGGTGCTGAACCGCAACCCGGACAACTTCTTTGCGGAAACGGAACAGGCAGCCTTCTGCCCCGCCAATATCGTGCCGGGCATTGACTTTTCCGACGATCCTCTGCTCCAGGGCCGTATTTTCTCTTACAGCGATACCCAGCGGCACCGGCTGGGAGGAGCCAATTTCACGGAAATTCCCATCAACCGCCCCATTTGCCCCTTCCACAACAACCAGAGGGACGGCTTTCACCGTATGCAGATAGACGCCTCTCCGGCCAACTATGATCCCAATTCCATCGGGAACAACTGGCCGAGAGAAACTCCCCCGGAGAAAGGCGGCTTCACCACCAGCCCCCAGACGGTAAGCGGTGTCAAGGAACGTCTGCGGAGCCCCTCCTTCGCGGAATACTATTCCCACCCCCGGCTGTTCTGGATGAGTCAAACTCCCGTGGAACAGGAGCATATCATCAACGCGTTCAGTTTTGAGCTGGGGAAGGTGACGCGCCCCTATATCCGGGAACGCGTGGTGGACCTTCTGACGCGCATTGATCCGGACCTGGCAAGCGGAGTGGCCCGCAACCTGGGAATTGAACTCACCAGGGAACAACTCGGCAGGGAACTGCCCAGGCCCGTCTGCGGACTGGAAAAAGATCCGTCATTGAGCCTGTACGCCCATACGGACGGCAACCTTAAAGGCCTCCGCGTCTCTTTACTGGCAGCGGACGGCGTCAGCCTGAAATCCGTGAAAGAAATCTGCGACGCCCTGCATGAAGAAGGTATCCATCCCCAAATCATTGCCCCGCACATGGGAAGCGTAACAACGGAAGAAGGGGAAAGTCTGCCGGTTAACGGGACCCTGTCCGGCACTCCTTCCGTCCTGTTTGACTCCGTCATCGTCCCGGAAGGGGAACAAAGCATCGCAGCGCTCCTGAAAGACGGAGATGCCAAGTACCATTTGCGCCAGGCCTACAGGCACCTGAAAGCCATCGGACTGCCAGGCAACGCCAAAGCCATGCTTGAGGCAGTCTCCCTGCCCCAGGATATGGATGACGCCGGGCTGCTCATGCCGAAGGACACCAAATCCCTGATGCCCTCCTTCATCACGGCCATGAAACAGCACCGCGTCTGGAGCCGCGAGCCCAAAACCCTTGATTTCGGCGCCTAA
- a CDS encoding protein jag has protein sequence MTVQEIAEQSLKNLLASLGFSADIEVTETDGIVCLNIASPDSQYIIGGDGDRLDDLQYLVNRMIQRKMENAPRVKVDCDHYRERNEARLLEKARSLAERVQESGRPMKMPPLNAYHRRLVHNALQSMEGIVTESEDGDSRYKRITIRRG, from the coding sequence ATGACGGTGCAAGAAATAGCTGAACAGAGTTTGAAGAACCTTCTGGCTTCGCTGGGGTTTTCCGCGGATATCGAAGTAACGGAGACGGACGGCATCGTGTGCCTGAATATTGCTTCTCCGGATTCACAGTACATCATTGGGGGGGACGGGGACAGGCTGGATGACCTTCAGTACCTGGTCAACCGCATGATCCAGCGCAAGATGGAGAATGCTCCCCGCGTGAAGGTGGATTGCGACCATTACCGGGAGCGCAACGAAGCCCGCCTGCTGGAAAAGGCCCGTTCCCTGGCCGAACGCGTCCAGGAGAGCGGCAGGCCGATGAAGATGCCGCCGTTGAATGCCTACCACCGCCGCCTGGTGCATAATGCCCTTCAGTCCATGGAAGGAATTGTGACGGAGTCCGAAGACGGAGACAGCCGTTACAAGCGCATTACCATCAGGAGGGGCTGA
- a CDS encoding TlpA family protein disulfide reductase: MRTLAAIAFLALAFPGHAETDALAVSCSASSSLPFPVLVVYGSAEAGSAEARWLKALQPGSEERRALDEYVRDVQFVTIPRHPAVKDWEEGGSLSRAAMHGVRVLPSVVFLDSKGRVFDLVEGGASVASLREKVALLAEKAQRVRPVTRVNDIPKGGDPAAEASAICRELEQVPPEAWFRDYPGTMKRLEKLNCTAPAFLNAREAALRLEKNRKTAELLGESFRASKASSIRTCLEAWRACADDPSLSVEERQLILLSMVHPLWVRLEEVLYREAHTPESEDAFNHAVAVLEEVRDMNRSSVCGRRAHQLREELRRARLAAARYD; encoded by the coding sequence ATGAGGACTTTGGCGGCCATTGCATTTTTGGCGCTGGCGTTTCCGGGACATGCGGAAACGGATGCTCTTGCCGTCTCCTGTTCTGCGTCTTCTTCACTTCCATTCCCTGTTCTGGTCGTGTACGGTTCAGCGGAAGCCGGTTCAGCGGAAGCCCGTTGGTTGAAAGCGCTCCAGCCGGGCTCGGAAGAACGCCGCGCGCTGGATGAATATGTGCGTGACGTGCAGTTTGTCACGATTCCCAGACATCCTGCCGTGAAAGATTGGGAAGAAGGCGGCAGCCTTTCCCGTGCGGCGATGCATGGTGTGCGCGTGCTGCCTTCCGTGGTTTTTCTTGATTCCAAGGGACGCGTGTTCGACCTGGTGGAGGGAGGGGCTTCTGTAGCTTCCCTGCGGGAAAAGGTGGCCCTGCTTGCGGAAAAAGCGCAACGCGTGCGGCCGGTGACGCGGGTGAATGATATTCCCAAGGGCGGGGATCCTGCGGCAGAGGCTTCCGCTATTTGCCGGGAGCTGGAACAGGTGCCTCCGGAAGCCTGGTTCCGGGATTATCCGGGCACCATGAAGCGTCTGGAAAAATTGAACTGTACGGCTCCGGCTTTTCTGAATGCCCGGGAGGCGGCCCTTCGTCTGGAGAAAAACAGGAAAACGGCTGAATTGCTTGGCGAGTCTTTCCGGGCCAGTAAAGCTTCTTCCATACGAACATGCCTGGAAGCGTGGCGTGCCTGCGCGGATGATCCCTCGTTATCCGTGGAGGAGCGCCAGTTAATTCTGCTCTCCATGGTGCATCCCCTCTGGGTGCGGCTGGAGGAGGTTCTGTACCGGGAAGCCCATACTCCGGAAAGCGAGGATGCCTTCAACCATGCGGTTGCGGTTTTGGAAGAGGTTCGGGACATGAACCGTTCCAGCGTTTGCGGCAGACGGGCGCACCAGCTCAGGGAAGAGCTGAGGAGAGCCCGTCTGGCGGCTGCGCGGTATGATTGA